One stretch of Arthrobacter polaris DNA includes these proteins:
- a CDS encoding YggT family protein yields MTIVFALLYLLLLLYFLTLLLRMVFDWIQVXSRDWRPKGAALLGASLVYRLTDPPLRKLRALIPPLRIGAVALDIGFILLLVAVGIGMSVTRSFVS; encoded by the coding sequence GTGACAATTGTTTTCGCTCTTCTTTATTTGCTGCTGCTACTGTATTTTCTGACACTGCTGCTGCGCATGGTGTTTGACTGGATACAGGTCTTNTCCCGAGACTGGCGCCCAAAAGGTGCTGCCCTGCTCGGGGCATCGTTGGTGTACCGTCTGACGGATCCGCCGCTGCGTAAGCTCCGTGCATTGATTCCGCCACTGCGCATCGGTGCTGTCGCCCTTGATATAGGCTTCATCTTGTTGCTCGTCGCCGTGGGTATTGGGATGAGTGTCACAAGAAGTTTTGTTAGTTAG
- a CDS encoding cell division protein SepF: protein MASAMRKTMIFLGLADGDEYYDPEHAPSVSKDEDYAEVPERETAPVPAPAPEAAAAKAGDEEYRAPVTPIKRAASNREEAVSLRQITTVXPRSYNDAKIIGESFRDGIPVIMNVTDMGEADAKRLVDFSAGLVFGLRGSIERVTNKVFLLSPSYIEVLGDDKKISDTQASFFNQS, encoded by the coding sequence ATGGCTAGCGCTATGCGCAAGACAATGATCTTTCTTGGACTCGCCGACGGTGACGAGTACTATGACCCCGAGCATGCTCCGTCAGTGTCCAAGGACGAAGACTATGCAGAGGTGCCTGAGCGTGAAACCGCCCCGGTACCGGCACCGGCTCCAGAGGCCGCCGCAGCCAAGGCTGGCGACGAAGAATACCGTGCTCCGGTAACCCCCATCAAGCGAGCCGCATCAAATCGGGAAGAGGCTGTAAGTTTGCGTCAGATCACCACCGTTCANCCCCGGTCCTACAATGATGCNAAAATCATTGGTGAGAGTTTCCGTGATGGCATTCCAGTGATCATGAACGTCACCGACATGGGCGAAGCCGACGCGAAGCGTCTGGTTGACTTCTCAGCCGGGCTCGTCTTTGGCTTGCGCGGATCCATTGAGCGTGTGACCAATAAAGTGTTCTTGCTCTCACCGTCCTACATTGAAGTTCTTGGCGATGACAAGAAGATTTCAGACACTCAGGCGAGCTTCTTCAACCAGAGCTAG
- a CDS encoding YggS family pyridoxal phosphate enzyme, whose product MTLYDSRSTILAQRLAAVRHRIEAAVRPASPGGLAAAEPTLIVVTKFHPSSDVLRLRSLGVSDVGENRDQEAAAKALEVADMALRWHFIGQLQTNKAKSVAAYAHSVHSIDRASLVKALGRAVAAQQQENGRANLECFIQVDLSEAYTHLAEAEPAGHGGRGGVAPSNIGALAELISGTEGLDLAGVMAVAPLGVTPEPAFNLLASLSAALLADYPGATGISAGMSHDLEAALAVGATHLRVGSDILGPRPAVL is encoded by the coding sequence ATGACTTTGTATGACTCCCGCTCCACCATTTTGGCTCAGCGTCTGGCCGCGGTCCGCCACCGGATCGAGGCCGCCGTGCGTCCTGCATCACCTGGCGGGCTGGCAGCTGCTGAGCCAACATTGATTGTTGTCACCAAATTCCATCCGAGCTCAGACGTACTGCGACTGCGCAGCTTAGGTGTTAGCGACGTGGGTGAAAACCGTGACCAGGAAGCCGCCGCCAAAGCACTTGAGGTTGCAGATATGGCCCTGCGCTGGCACTTTATTGGCCAATTGCAAACCAATAAAGCCAAATCAGTGGCTGCTTATGCACACTCTGTGCACTCCATTGACAGGGCCTCGCTCGTGAAGGCACTTGGCAGGGCCGTGGCCGCACAGCAGCAGGAAAACGGCAGGGCCAACCTTGAGTGTTTCATCCAGGTAGACCTGAGCGAGGCCTACACCCACCTAGCGGAGGCTGAACCGGCCGGTCACGGCGGCAGGGGAGGNGTTGCGCCGTCGAACATTGGTGCCTTGGCGGAACTCATTAGCGGCACTGAAGGACTGGACCTTGCAGGNGTCATGGCGGTGGCGCCGCTGGGCGTTACNCCGGAACCGGCCTTCAATTTGCTGGCCTCGCTGTCTGCGGCATTGCTGGCGGATTATCCGGGAGCTACGGGGATTTCTGCTGGAATGAGCCACGACCTCGAGGCGGCACTGGCTGTCGGGGCGACACACCTGCGTGTCGGTTCCGATATCCTCGGCCCCCGTCCTGCGGTGCTGTAG
- the ftsZ gene encoding cell division protein FtsZ → MAAPQNYLAVIKVVGIGGGGVNAVNRMIDVGLRGVEFIAINTDAQALLMSDADVKLDVGRELTRGLGAGAXPDVGRQAAEDHQEEIEEVLRGADMVFVTAGEGGGTGTGGAPVVARIARTLGALTIGVVTRPFTFEGRRRAASADNGIEALRDEVDTLIVIPNDRLLSISDRNVSVMDAFRSADQVLLSGVQGITDLITTPGLINLDFADVKSVMXGAGSALMGIGSARGEDRAVKAAELAIASPLLEASIDGAHGVLLSVQGGSDLGLFEINEAARLVQEVAHPEANIIFGAVIDDALGDEVRVTVIAAGFDAPDAATETAEPAAVVAPPAPAAVPLSATVTNLNQWGQQSGSHVPADGGFDVELPAIVEPDLTGHRADDLDVPDFLK, encoded by the coding sequence GTGGCAGCACCCCAGAACTACTTGGCCGTCATCAAAGTCGTCGGTATCGGCGGCGGCGGCGTAAATGCAGTGAACCGCATGATTGACGTGGGTCTGCGCGGCGTGGAGTTTATCGCCATCAATACCGATGCCCAGGCGTTGCTGATGAGCGATGCCGACGTCAAGCTCGACGTCGGCCGCGAGCTGACACGCGGCCTTGGGGCCGGCGCAAANCCGGATGTGGGCCGTCAAGCGGCTGAAGATCACCAGGAAGAGATTGAAGAGGTCCTGCGCGGGGCTGACATGGTCTTTGTGACAGCTGGCGAAGGCGGCGGTACTGGAACCGGTGGCGCNCCCGTGGTGGCTCGTATTGCCCGTACCCTGGGTGCCCTGACCATTGGTGTTGTCACCCGGCCCTTCACCTTCGAAGGCCGGCGCCGTGCAGCCAGCGCTGATAACGGTATTGAAGCGCTTCGCGACGAGGTTGACACACTCATCGTGATCCCTAACGATCGCTTGCTCTCCATCAGTGACCGCAACGTCTCGGTCATGGATGCGTTCCGCTCGGCTGACCAGGTGTTGCTCTCTGGTGTCCAGGGCATCACCGACCTCATCACCACACCCGGGTTGATCAACCTTGACTTTGCTGACGTGAAGTCGGTCATGCANGGAGCAGGCTCGGCCTTGATGGGTATCGGCTCCGCCCGCGGCGAGGATCGCGCTGTTAAGGCCGCCGAACTTGCCATTGCCTCCCCGCTCCTTGAAGCCTCCATTGATGGCGCCCACGGTGTGTTGCTGTCCGTCCAGGGTGGCTCGGACCTTGGCCTCTTTGAAATCAATGAAGCTGCCCGCCTTGTTCAGGAAGTGGCCCACCCCGAAGCCAACATCATCTTTGGTGCAGTCATTGATGATGCACTCGGTGATGAGGTTCGTGTCACGGTGATTGCTGCAGGCTTCGACGCNCCCGATGCTGCCACCGAGACCGCCGAGCCTGCGGCCGTTGTTGCACCGCCTGCACCGGCAGCTGTTCCTCTGAGTGCAACGGTGACGAACCTGAATCAGTGGGGTCAGCAATCTGGCTCGCACGTTCCAGCCGACGGGGGCTTTGATGTTGAACTGCCCGCCATCGTTGAGCCCGACCTCACCGGACACCGCGCCGATGACCTGGACGTCCCTGACTTCCTGAAGTAA